The Streptococcus iniae genome contains the following window.
GACTCTGAGTTGGTTCTAGGTTTATAAGCACCACCTCTGAAGTATTTATAGCCTAAGCGCTTGACCTGTTCAGCTGACCTTCTAATTTGTTCATATGATTCTATGGAACACGGTCCAACAATAAAATTGTTTTTATCACATGTTCTACTGGAAAAATCCAGCATAATCTTATCCATTAACGACTCCTTTTTTAGTCTCTTTTATTCTTTCTTCTCTTTCAACACTGTTTTTGTGACTCTTAACAAAACTAAGCCTTGGTCACATCACAGTATCATCTTAACCTATTTTTTCAATCATCAGTAAAAATGGTGGTGTGTTGATTTGATTAATAGCTTGGTATGTCATAACCGTCAACATGTTTTGATTTAACTTCTCTAGGTAGTCAAAAAGAGCATCTTTTTCCCTATCACCACCTTCATGACCATAATAAACCATAATAGCGATGCGCCCACCAATTTTTAGCCTTGTAATAGCTTTCTCTAAAGCCATTAAGGTTGTACGAGGCTTTGTGATAATAGTTTTGTCAGCTCTTGGCAAATACCCTAAGTTAAAAATCGCAGCATCAATTTGGTCCACATAAGCGTCTAAATGTTCATGCCCATCCAAAATCAAATCAACATTTGTGATTTCAGCCAGCTCTAACTTTTGTCTGCTGGATTCAATTGCTTCTTCTTGAATATCAAAAGCATAAACCTTAGCAACTTTAGGGGCAAAAAAGAGGGTATCATTTCCGTTTCCGACAGTTGCATCAATCAAAATACTCTCTTTATTTAAAATCTCACTCAAAAATTCATGAGACATTTCTATTGGTCGTTTCAAACAAGCCATCCTCTCTAAGTATTAATATCACGTTTTGCATAGATAATTTTTGCCATAAACACTGAACACATTGAAAGGGCAAAAGCAATTACTATC
Protein-coding sequences here:
- a CDS encoding tRNA (mnm(5)s(2)U34)-methyltransferase codes for the protein MKRPIEMSHEFLSEILNKESILIDATVGNGNDTLFFAPKVAKVYAFDIQEEAIESSRQKLELAEITNVDLILDGHEHLDAYVDQIDAAIFNLGYLPRADKTIITKPRTTLMALEKAITRLKIGGRIAIMVYYGHEGGDREKDALFDYLEKLNQNMLTVMTYQAINQINTPPFLLMIEKIG